A single genomic interval of Rosistilla ulvae harbors:
- a CDS encoding YdcF family protein, giving the protein MEKILTHFVMPVGLIWNLAIAGCLVAFWRRQDRLAWHYLAFVVLLGVAGNSWVAARMNYLLERPVLPFKHSADQSFDTVVLLGGSTKMGLSGQPELLWDGQRLILAAQMYHSGRTSRILVTGGNPAFSDGEISHAQQARILLESIGVPAASIESLEGNNTREEIALLTTRFDATDEEQRWGMITNAGHMPRVLRLTKRAGLSIEPLPIVFLGRGEGSLGPVGIVPKAFAVHQTTVAAYEILAGMVGQ; this is encoded by the coding sequence GTGGAAAAAATCCTCACCCATTTTGTCATGCCGGTGGGGCTGATCTGGAATCTCGCCATCGCCGGCTGTCTGGTTGCCTTTTGGCGGCGACAAGACCGGCTTGCCTGGCACTATTTGGCGTTTGTCGTGCTATTGGGGGTTGCGGGAAACAGCTGGGTGGCGGCGCGGATGAACTACTTGCTGGAACGCCCCGTGTTGCCGTTTAAGCACTCCGCAGATCAGTCGTTTGACACGGTCGTTTTGCTGGGGGGAAGCACAAAGATGGGGCTCAGTGGGCAGCCGGAGCTATTGTGGGACGGTCAGCGCCTGATCTTGGCCGCTCAAATGTATCACAGTGGCCGCACATCGCGGATTCTTGTAACCGGCGGTAACCCAGCATTCTCCGACGGGGAAATATCGCATGCGCAACAAGCTCGGATCCTCCTTGAATCGATCGGCGTGCCAGCTGCGTCGATCGAGTCTCTTGAGGGAAACAACACCCGGGAAGAGATTGCGCTTCTGACAACACGGTTTGATGCAACCGATGAAGAGCAGCGTTGGGGGATGATCACCAATGCGGGTCATATGCCGAGAGTTTTGAGACTGACAAAGCGAGCGGGACTGTCAATCGAACCGCTGCCGATCGTTTTCCTTGGTCGGGGCGAGGGATCATTGGGACCGGTCGGTATTGTGCCGAAGGCGTTCGCTGTGCACCAGACAACCGTTGCCGCCTACGAAATCCTGGCCGGGATGGTCGGGCAATAG
- a CDS encoding glycosyltransferase family 4 protein — translation MHRVYLSEIFPPTHGGSGRWLYELARRQPRDSTLAIVDRLASGADELVDADSWIRRIVFSLADTGGLSPRGVWGYWRLLRRIAAELPSQENVVLHAARVLPEGWLAYLHSMRTGTPYHCYAHGEELNLQGSEDGGVMASRQHRWMARKVLCRAQGMIANSENTRRILTEQWNVPAGKITVLNPGVDTQTFCPSVRNLSVRYALGWNDAPVVLTVGRLQKRKGHDQMIRALPEILSAIPKLKYAIAGDGEERQALHALAAETGVSTSICWHPKVSDSSLLQMYQQCDLFALPNRQIGSDVEGFGMVLLEAAACGKATIAGRSGGTYEAIEDGVTGRLVDARSPHEIASATVQLLQDSTVKDSMGRAGRQRAKREFDWSVLANRV, via the coding sequence ATGCATAGGGTTTATTTGTCGGAGATTTTTCCGCCGACGCATGGCGGAAGTGGACGCTGGTTGTATGAGCTAGCTCGACGTCAGCCGCGCGATTCGACCCTTGCGATCGTCGATCGGTTAGCGTCTGGAGCGGACGAACTTGTGGACGCAGATAGCTGGATTCGGCGAATTGTTTTTTCACTTGCAGACACCGGCGGATTGTCACCGCGCGGCGTTTGGGGGTATTGGCGTCTGCTACGACGTATTGCAGCCGAACTGCCATCCCAAGAGAATGTCGTGCTCCACGCCGCTCGTGTGCTCCCCGAGGGTTGGTTAGCCTATCTGCATTCGATGCGAACCGGAACTCCGTACCATTGTTACGCGCATGGCGAGGAATTGAACCTCCAGGGAAGCGAGGACGGAGGGGTGATGGCCAGTCGGCAACATCGCTGGATGGCGCGCAAGGTACTCTGCCGGGCTCAAGGGATGATCGCAAACAGCGAAAACACGCGACGGATACTGACCGAGCAATGGAACGTTCCTGCGGGTAAAATCACCGTTCTAAATCCGGGCGTTGATACGCAAACATTTTGTCCCTCCGTTCGAAACTTGAGCGTCCGGTATGCTTTAGGCTGGAACGATGCTCCCGTCGTCCTGACGGTGGGGCGATTACAGAAACGCAAGGGGCACGATCAAATGATTCGTGCCTTGCCTGAAATCCTTTCTGCGATTCCCAAGTTGAAATATGCGATCGCGGGCGATGGCGAAGAACGCCAAGCACTTCACGCTTTGGCAGCGGAAACGGGAGTATCGACGTCGATCTGTTGGCACCCCAAGGTGTCCGACAGCAGCTTATTGCAGATGTATCAGCAATGCGATTTGTTTGCGTTACCGAATCGCCAGATCGGAAGCGACGTGGAGGGCTTTGGGATGGTATTGCTGGAGGCCGCGGCCTGTGGCAAAGCAACGATTGCAGGCCGTTCGGGAGGAACCTACGAAGCGATCGAAGATGGCGTGACCGGCCGGTTGGTCGATGCACGTTCGCCTCATGAAATCGCCTCCGCAACCGTTCAGTTACTCCAAGATTCGACGGTCAAAGACTCGATGGGCCGTGCCGGCCGGCAACGGGCCAAGCGAGAATTCGATTGGTCGGTGCTGGCGAACCGTGTCTGA
- a CDS encoding UvrB/UvrC motif-containing protein: protein MGTNQKQHLDPLLRKWPFDSQNLSVRMVKGEDGRDVIQMRVDMGILQLETTDRPDGEHPEGCSSILEAIRKQELDEVGFTLSDEQCNQVDREFMQFYHRRICWLRLQHYRRAVLDADHTLQLMDAARLHSPDEDWSTTHEQYRPFVWFHRTQAHALAELEDDGAEQAVSAINAGLESIQEIFDQHDAEEHFETDELVVRLRELRESLRREYSVGRTLQERLQEAVESEQYELAARLRDELAKRSMN, encoded by the coding sequence TTGGGGACAAATCAAAAGCAACATCTCGATCCGCTGTTACGCAAATGGCCTTTCGACTCGCAAAATCTGAGCGTTCGGATGGTCAAAGGAGAGGATGGCCGCGATGTCATCCAAATGCGGGTCGACATGGGGATCTTGCAGCTGGAAACGACCGACCGCCCCGATGGTGAACATCCCGAGGGTTGCAGTTCGATTCTCGAGGCGATTCGCAAGCAGGAACTCGATGAAGTCGGCTTTACGCTCAGCGACGAACAATGCAATCAGGTCGATCGCGAGTTCATGCAGTTCTACCATCGCCGCATCTGCTGGCTGCGTCTGCAACACTATCGCCGCGCCGTCCTGGACGCCGACCACACGTTGCAATTGATGGATGCGGCTCGCTTGCATTCGCCCGACGAGGATTGGTCGACGACACACGAACAGTACCGTCCTTTTGTCTGGTTCCATCGCACCCAGGCCCACGCCCTCGCCGAACTCGAAGACGACGGGGCGGAACAGGCGGTTTCAGCGATCAATGCGGGACTGGAATCGATCCAAGAGATATTCGACCAACACGACGCCGAAGAGCATTTTGAAACCGACGAATTGGTCGTTCGATTGCGTGAGCTGCGGGAGTCGTTGCGGCGCGAGTATTCGGTCGGCCGCACCTTGCAAGAACGATTGCAAGAGGCAGTCGAGAGCGAACAATACGAATTGGCCGCGCGATTGCGCGACGAATTGGCCAAGCGATCGATGAATTAG
- a CDS encoding glycosyltransferase, whose protein sequence is MSETTNQLLVFSDDWGRHPSSCQHLVGELLPELSATWVNTVGMRPPRWDRMTVARGAEKLHQWLSAADQVSAAPLPAALAIRNPTMWPWMSHRWDQALNAQLLTRQLHDVSDGAIAVTTIPIVADLVGRLPVRRWVYYCVDDFSVWPGLSANAMRMMERSLLEKVDCVVAASENLADAIRPLHPNVSILTHGVDCDFWAKPTGEPPAEIASLPGPLAVFWGVVDRRMNAEWVLALADRINSGTIVLAGPQQDPDPRLLLHPRIAAIGPVPFAQLPALARQASVLIMPYADLPVTRAMQPLKLKEYLATGVPVVAASLPAVSDWRDCLEMVTNKQEFVAATIQAMQQREAGSSKRIERLAARLASESWQAKAAQFRTRILPTS, encoded by the coding sequence GTGTCTGAAACGACGAACCAGTTGCTGGTCTTTTCCGATGATTGGGGGCGGCACCCGAGCAGCTGTCAGCATCTCGTCGGCGAGCTGTTGCCCGAGCTCTCGGCGACCTGGGTCAACACGGTTGGGATGCGCCCGCCGCGATGGGACCGAATGACGGTTGCACGTGGCGCTGAAAAGCTGCATCAATGGTTGTCGGCCGCAGACCAAGTCTCTGCCGCCCCGCTCCCCGCCGCCCTGGCAATTCGCAATCCAACGATGTGGCCCTGGATGTCGCACCGCTGGGACCAGGCGTTGAACGCACAACTGTTGACACGGCAGTTGCACGATGTCTCCGATGGGGCGATCGCGGTGACGACAATCCCAATCGTTGCCGATCTCGTCGGCCGGCTGCCGGTCCGGCGTTGGGTCTATTACTGCGTCGATGATTTTTCCGTCTGGCCCGGGCTCTCCGCCAATGCGATGCGGATGATGGAACGCTCGCTTTTAGAAAAAGTCGATTGTGTCGTCGCCGCTTCTGAAAATCTCGCCGATGCGATTCGTCCTCTGCATCCCAACGTCTCGATCTTGACCCACGGGGTCGATTGCGATTTCTGGGCGAAACCAACCGGGGAACCGCCGGCGGAGATCGCTTCATTGCCGGGTCCGCTGGCTGTTTTTTGGGGTGTCGTCGACCGGCGGATGAATGCCGAATGGGTCCTCGCTCTGGCCGATCGGATCAACTCGGGGACGATCGTATTGGCGGGACCTCAACAGGATCCCGATCCGCGGCTCCTTTTGCATCCGCGGATCGCCGCGATCGGTCCCGTCCCATTTGCTCAATTGCCCGCGTTGGCTCGTCAGGCGTCGGTGTTGATCATGCCTTATGCCGACCTGCCGGTCACCCGCGCGATGCAGCCATTGAAACTGAAAGAATACCTGGCGACAGGTGTTCCCGTCGTGGCGGCCTCGCTGCCAGCGGTCAGCGATTGGCGAGATTGTCTGGAGATGGTCACCAATAAACAAGAATTTGTCGCCGCTACGATTCAGGCGATGCAACAGCGCGAAGCGGGATCGTCAAAACGAATTGAGCGGCTTGCTGCGCGGCTCGCCAGCGAGAGTTGGCAAGCGAAGGCGGCACAGTTTCGAACTCGGATACTGCCCACCAGTTAA
- a CDS encoding glycosyltransferase family 4 protein, whose translation MTNDTLPTDLQLPAGVSLNSRAAALIATPGSWPLVLHTRVVNGTGGGPEKTILHSPRFLNDLGYDCLCVYFRDPADSGFESIEARAQEADAPLVAIDDFGPTDRGILRRAKGLLSLVGNRPLIWHGHDYKSNLVGIWLRRTHRMRIVSTVHGWVLKTWKTPLYYAIDRWSLRRCEAVICVSTDLLETCQGMGVKSKSLMLVDNAIDLMQTRRSQSIAQAKGELGWPESRLLVGAVGRLSPEKGFHLLIDAVAQQIRAGIDVGLSIVGEGPARGELEQQIADLELGDRIHLAGFVADPAMHYQAMDIYALSSLREGLPNVLLEAMAYEVPVVSTRVAGVPRLIDGQTNGRLVDCGDREKLSAAIGELLCQPELRLQLGQAARATVEQRFCFAKRMQMMAAVYDGLQQPVSV comes from the coding sequence GTGACCAACGATACCCTGCCGACCGATTTGCAACTGCCAGCGGGCGTGTCGTTGAATTCTCGCGCCGCTGCGTTGATCGCGACGCCCGGTTCGTGGCCGTTGGTGCTGCATACGCGGGTCGTCAATGGTACCGGAGGTGGTCCGGAGAAGACGATCCTCCATTCGCCTCGCTTCCTGAACGATCTGGGGTACGACTGCTTGTGCGTCTACTTCCGTGATCCCGCCGATAGCGGGTTTGAATCGATCGAAGCGCGAGCCCAAGAGGCGGATGCGCCGCTGGTGGCGATCGATGATTTTGGACCTACCGATCGCGGTATCTTGCGACGCGCCAAGGGGCTGCTCTCCTTGGTCGGCAACAGGCCGTTGATTTGGCACGGCCACGACTACAAAAGCAATCTCGTTGGGATCTGGTTGCGCAGAACCCATCGAATGCGGATCGTCTCGACAGTCCACGGATGGGTGCTCAAGACATGGAAGACGCCCCTTTATTACGCGATCGATCGCTGGTCTCTGCGACGCTGCGAGGCGGTGATCTGCGTTTCCACCGACCTGTTGGAGACGTGCCAGGGGATGGGAGTGAAGTCGAAGTCGTTGATGCTTGTCGACAATGCAATCGATCTAATGCAAACGCGGCGCAGCCAATCGATAGCCCAGGCCAAGGGGGAACTCGGCTGGCCTGAGTCCCGATTGCTGGTCGGAGCGGTGGGGCGATTGTCGCCCGAAAAAGGTTTCCATCTGTTGATCGATGCGGTCGCCCAGCAGATCCGCGCTGGAATCGATGTCGGCTTGAGCATCGTGGGGGAGGGGCCGGCGCGGGGCGAGCTGGAACAACAGATCGCCGACCTGGAGCTGGGGGATAGGATCCATTTGGCTGGATTTGTCGCCGACCCCGCCATGCACTACCAAGCGATGGACATCTACGCGCTCAGTAGTCTACGGGAGGGATTGCCAAACGTTTTGTTAGAAGCGATGGCGTACGAAGTGCCGGTCGTTTCCACGCGTGTCGCCGGTGTCCCTCGGCTTATCGATGGCCAGACCAACGGCCGTCTGGTCGATTGTGGCGATCGTGAAAAGTTATCGGCGGCGATCGGCGAGTTGCTGTGCCAGCCCGAGTTGCGGCTGCAACTGGGGCAAGCGGCTCGCGCGACGGTGGAACAACGTTTTTGTTTTGCAAAACGGATGCAAATGATGGCGGCCGTTTATGATGGCCTGCAGCAACCGGTCTCAGTTTAA
- a CDS encoding O-antigen ligase family protein → MNQSIAPEASAFYMSNFWKIVLMALMAVVLLDSPKKIYIMLWVMILAQGYSAFRINEQYFQDGFSMYANRPWGTKGDNNLYTIMTVPIAGCSAAIALFATGWWMRGIAGGIFLLQIHQIMLMESRGGMLATVGMMGIVAVKMPRNRYTLSAAGLGVAAAMVLAGPPVVKEFMSSFESTEDRDGSAESRFKLWKAGAAITLDHPLLGVGPYAGSRLVPKYYEGGLKTENKGLHNLLFEISTGCGIPAAILYFSFFGIAWFAALSLSKTLVFDGEEGIWIGTAILAVVAGLPGYLAASMFSSGAMLESSYLLGSVGLATWIVANRMAVEPALTDFGDQPATETLDA, encoded by the coding sequence ATGAACCAGTCGATCGCCCCCGAGGCGAGTGCGTTTTACATGAGCAATTTTTGGAAGATCGTGCTGATGGCCCTCATGGCCGTCGTATTGCTCGATTCACCAAAAAAGATCTACATCATGTTGTGGGTTATGATCCTGGCGCAGGGGTATAGCGCATTTCGAATCAATGAACAGTATTTCCAAGACGGGTTTTCCATGTACGCAAACCGGCCATGGGGGACCAAGGGGGACAACAATCTGTACACGATTATGACGGTTCCGATTGCCGGTTGTTCCGCGGCGATCGCCTTGTTTGCGACGGGATGGTGGATGCGAGGGATCGCAGGTGGAATCTTCCTTCTGCAAATTCATCAGATCATGTTGATGGAATCTCGCGGCGGCATGTTGGCTACGGTTGGCATGATGGGCATTGTGGCCGTTAAGATGCCACGCAATCGCTATACGTTGAGCGCCGCTGGGCTCGGCGTGGCGGCAGCCATGGTGTTGGCGGGACCGCCGGTTGTCAAAGAATTCATGTCCAGTTTTGAATCAACCGAAGATCGTGATGGATCGGCAGAGAGTCGGTTTAAATTGTGGAAGGCTGGGGCTGCGATCACGTTAGACCATCCCCTGCTGGGCGTGGGGCCCTACGCAGGAAGTCGTCTGGTGCCTAAATACTACGAAGGTGGACTCAAGACGGAAAACAAGGGGCTGCATAATCTGCTGTTCGAGATTTCCACGGGTTGTGGCATACCAGCGGCGATATTGTATTTCTCCTTTTTTGGGATCGCCTGGTTCGCGGCCTTAAGTCTCTCAAAGACGCTGGTCTTCGATGGCGAAGAGGGGATATGGATCGGCACGGCAATCCTAGCGGTTGTGGCGGGATTGCCTGGTTACCTTGCCGCCAGCATGTTTTCCAGTGGCGCGATGTTGGAGTCGTCCTATCTATTGGGTTCGGTTGGCCTCGCGACTTGGATTGTCGCAAACCGCATGGCCGTTGAACCCGCTCTAACCGATTTCGGCGACCAGCCTGCCACAGAAACGCTTGATGCATAG
- a CDS encoding VanZ family protein → MATSTSDRQTNMLSPAPVAVHRLRCWLGWGGMFAVLGLIYASIVPLEFQPLSFAEAIKRFPEIPWLNLGVYRRADWVANGLVAFPFGFLLAGAADRDSRTTGRYALALLAIIVFGNALVVAIEFLQLWYPRRTVSQNDIAAGCIGATIGPLAWMFVGRPAVAAWRQVRRLTWDGPSSRRITGWLLLMYLSLLIAYSVLPLDIMFSGNEWQAKWQAGRFAWVPELNLVSIDLQRGTLHLALSLVLSAARMLPVGLLLVVSGWRQRGLALLIGVPILIELLQAPIFTRFTTFADALCGWGGGLLGMVVGLQLEPIARFNDRLAVRVAAVVTALAAVVMAFLGRYERIASDAEVAYAWSQFWTPPFVKYYYTSEFMAGSNLMGKLIAFSILGGALCNAFSRPGQRVSPPRLASCCVSLAIVVGAGVAIEISQIYLVPFYGDAADVLIYAVGAFCGWGFYRSIVTWGLTPDPSSNGSYSRLYQ, encoded by the coding sequence TTGGCTACCAGCACAAGCGACCGCCAGACCAACATGCTTTCACCAGCACCCGTCGCTGTTCATCGACTCCGCTGTTGGCTCGGCTGGGGCGGGATGTTTGCTGTTTTGGGATTGATCTACGCGTCGATTGTCCCGCTGGAATTCCAGCCCCTTTCGTTTGCCGAGGCGATCAAACGGTTCCCGGAAATCCCTTGGTTGAACCTGGGTGTCTACCGAAGGGCGGATTGGGTCGCCAACGGTTTGGTGGCATTTCCGTTCGGTTTCCTGCTGGCTGGAGCTGCCGATCGCGATTCCCGCACGACGGGCCGGTATGCGTTGGCGCTGTTGGCGATCATCGTTTTTGGCAATGCGCTCGTCGTGGCGATCGAATTCCTGCAACTGTGGTATCCACGGCGGACCGTTTCCCAAAACGATATCGCAGCCGGCTGTATCGGGGCCACGATCGGTCCACTGGCCTGGATGTTTGTTGGACGCCCGGCTGTCGCCGCATGGCGGCAAGTCCGTCGACTGACCTGGGACGGTCCTTCATCGCGACGGATCACGGGTTGGTTGTTGCTGATGTATCTATCTCTGTTGATCGCGTATTCGGTGTTGCCTTTGGACATCATGTTTTCGGGGAACGAATGGCAAGCAAAGTGGCAGGCAGGCCGTTTTGCTTGGGTTCCGGAACTGAATTTGGTTTCGATCGATCTGCAGCGAGGCACATTGCATCTCGCGCTAAGCCTAGTACTCTCCGCGGCTCGCATGTTACCTGTCGGTTTGTTGTTGGTCGTGTCGGGCTGGCGACAACGTGGCTTAGCGCTGTTGATAGGAGTTCCGATCCTGATCGAACTGTTGCAGGCTCCCATCTTCACACGTTTTACAACCTTTGCAGACGCGTTGTGCGGTTGGGGTGGAGGTCTGTTGGGGATGGTTGTCGGGCTGCAATTGGAACCGATCGCGCGTTTCAATGACCGGCTGGCCGTGCGTGTGGCTGCCGTTGTTACCGCATTAGCGGCCGTTGTGATGGCATTTCTTGGCCGCTACGAACGGATCGCCAGCGATGCGGAAGTCGCCTACGCGTGGTCCCAATTTTGGACGCCGCCATTCGTAAAATATTATTACACAAGCGAGTTTATGGCAGGTTCAAATCTGATGGGCAAATTGATCGCGTTTAGTATATTGGGGGGGGCGTTGTGCAACGCGTTCTCGCGACCAGGTCAGCGCGTTTCACCTCCCCGACTTGCTTCCTGTTGCGTGTCGCTTGCGATTGTCGTTGGGGCCGGGGTTGCCATCGAAATCTCGCAAATCTACCTGGTACCGTTTTACGGCGACGCCGCGGATGTATTGATCTATGCCGTGGGCGCCTTCTGCGGATGGGGCTTCTATCGATCGATAGTGACCTGGGGTTTGACACCCGATCCATCCAGTAACGGCTCTTATTCTAGACTTTATCAGTAG
- a CDS encoding FemAB family XrtA/PEP-CTERM system-associated protein codes for MSVTELIVEVEDLKDCDRLRLDLSSDDDASWPRLAAHNPAWWDAIRLGLGHSGYLITDRDGDRIAGMLPLVLVKGPIFGSFLVSLPYINTGGVWASDTDAATRLIDRACQLADDLDVKYLELRHELPVEHPRLNFQRTEKVHMRLPLPATDDLLDKSFKSKLRSQVRKADQSNHRIAWGGRELLDHFYNVFAVNMRDLGTPVFSKGLFAKILDAFAGDAELCVVSGDRQPRAAALLVHADGVTEVPSASCLRSQNHTGANMWMYRHLLRRAIERGSHTFDFGRSSLDSGTHRFKAQWGAVPTPAIWQYYVRNGDVDAMRPNSQANQRRIKIWQKLPVWLTKSIGPSIVRGIP; via the coding sequence GTGTCGGTGACCGAGCTGATCGTCGAGGTTGAAGACCTGAAAGACTGCGATCGGCTGCGGCTCGATCTATCGTCCGATGACGACGCGTCGTGGCCTCGCTTGGCAGCCCATAATCCCGCCTGGTGGGATGCAATTCGGTTGGGGCTGGGGCACTCGGGATACCTGATCACGGACCGCGATGGCGATCGGATCGCCGGCATGCTGCCGCTGGTGCTCGTCAAAGGGCCGATCTTTGGCAGCTTTTTGGTCTCGCTCCCCTACATCAATACCGGCGGCGTCTGGGCGAGCGATACTGATGCGGCGACGCGGTTGATCGATCGAGCGTGCCAGTTGGCCGACGATCTGGATGTCAAATACCTGGAACTCCGACACGAGCTGCCTGTTGAACATCCGCGGCTGAACTTTCAACGGACCGAGAAGGTCCACATGCGGTTGCCCTTGCCCGCCACCGATGATCTGCTCGACAAATCGTTTAAATCGAAGCTCCGCAGCCAGGTTCGCAAGGCGGACCAATCGAATCATCGCATCGCTTGGGGAGGCCGCGAATTGTTGGACCACTTCTACAACGTCTTCGCCGTCAACATGCGCGATCTCGGGACGCCTGTCTTCTCCAAAGGGCTGTTCGCCAAGATCCTCGACGCCTTTGCCGGCGATGCGGAGCTGTGTGTTGTCAGCGGCGATCGACAGCCCCGCGCTGCCGCATTGTTGGTGCACGCCGACGGTGTGACCGAGGTCCCCAGTGCGAGCTGCCTGCGATCACAAAATCATACGGGAGCCAATATGTGGATGTACCGGCATCTGCTGCGCCGAGCGATCGAGCGTGGCAGCCACACATTCGACTTTGGCCGCAGCAGCCTCGACAGCGGCACGCACAGGTTCAAAGCGCAATGGGGAGCTGTGCCGACGCCCGCGATTTGGCAGTACTACGTCCGCAATGGGGATGTCGATGCGATGCGTCCCAATTCGCAAGCGAATCAGCGGCGGATCAAGATCTGGCAGAAGCTACCCGTTTGGCTGACAAAATCGATTGGACCGAGCATCGTTCGCGGGATCCCCTAG
- a CDS encoding nucleotidyltransferase family protein: MSIGEATLREVRRRLRGNGIGLTLGLYEFRLQSPIAEIAVGVHRLYPHHPLRDPADFSTFQVRHDPTIVRGKRGVISTVNGKVWHQWPARLTVGAIEWIFSHCIFRGADDALAVHAAAAVRPGGNGGAIVFPGQSGAGKSTLASTLMMSGWGLLSDEISLFDLADFRITGLGRPTILKGHSLEMMSQRYGERAVFGPSGRILDPPVRVAHLLPTEETRKLSGQRFAPVAIVFPHRSPNVELQLSRVERGTLFSRLLQHGLNFRLLGKRGFEFAVELAKHLPAYDLVYDDAADAEKFLRDNSLFDDIPSLGLTESSTGRAAPRKGPASSNIRKPQTRETPSQSVPKLHRSASPPHGPAIRDVGGVADGLQLLVEALHTPDLLAELTLKQWNHLILIANHTELLPRIARRLSDPELFSLPEVVQHVLLRVNQREELIRKTVEFELLHLRQFLLAVCDRVVLLKGAAYIAADLPWARGRNTNDLDLLVPEESVACVERALVDAGYQSDEKISDADARYYRRWLHETPPLHHPYRRLELDVHFRLLPRADPNSFCADEFIERSVPIAGSPFRMLDPIDRTLHAIINIAHIGDYRRAYRDLWDIYCLIEGGPGNPHGNSATPFDWDIFAKRTTQLGIGRAVATILLLVADLVGRGRPQHVCQLLLQERPERMRRRRLYKDMRRAAVPDGPTLRSRGRRFAMWKMEHYPLPRFQTWLDPLTWTKRIQFTKDV; the protein is encoded by the coding sequence TTGAGCATTGGTGAGGCGACGCTTCGTGAAGTCCGGCGGCGATTGAGAGGCAACGGGATCGGATTGACCCTGGGGCTCTATGAGTTTCGATTGCAGTCTCCCATTGCTGAAATTGCCGTTGGCGTGCACCGGTTGTATCCCCACCATCCGCTGAGGGATCCGGCCGATTTCTCAACGTTCCAAGTGCGACACGATCCGACAATCGTTCGTGGAAAACGAGGGGTGATATCAACGGTCAATGGTAAAGTTTGGCACCAATGGCCAGCGCGGCTGACCGTCGGTGCGATCGAGTGGATATTCAGCCACTGCATATTTCGCGGTGCGGATGATGCATTGGCGGTACATGCAGCTGCAGCGGTGCGTCCCGGTGGAAACGGCGGCGCGATCGTTTTTCCGGGGCAATCGGGAGCGGGGAAAAGTACGCTGGCGTCGACGCTAATGATGTCGGGCTGGGGCCTGTTGAGCGACGAGATCTCGCTGTTCGATCTCGCTGACTTTCGAATAACCGGCCTCGGTCGCCCGACGATATTGAAGGGGCATTCATTGGAGATGATGTCCCAGCGTTATGGAGAAAGGGCCGTCTTTGGTCCCTCGGGAAGGATTCTCGATCCACCAGTGCGGGTCGCCCATCTATTGCCCACCGAGGAGACGCGGAAGCTCTCGGGTCAACGTTTTGCGCCCGTCGCGATCGTCTTTCCACACCGTTCTCCAAATGTCGAACTGCAACTGAGTCGCGTTGAACGGGGGACGTTGTTTTCCAGGCTATTGCAACATGGATTGAACTTCCGCTTGCTCGGGAAGCGAGGGTTTGAATTTGCTGTTGAACTTGCCAAGCACTTGCCCGCTTACGATTTGGTCTACGACGACGCCGCCGATGCAGAAAAATTCCTGCGTGACAACTCTCTATTCGATGACATTCCATCCTTGGGCTTGACCGAGTCTTCAACGGGTCGTGCTGCACCGCGGAAAGGGCCAGCATCATCTAATATTCGCAAGCCGCAGACGCGTGAAACGCCGTCGCAAAGCGTTCCAAAGTTGCATCGATCGGCGAGTCCTCCACACGGTCCGGCGATTCGCGATGTTGGCGGAGTGGCCGATGGTTTGCAATTGTTGGTCGAAGCTCTACATACGCCGGATTTACTTGCAGAGCTGACACTTAAGCAATGGAATCATTTGATATTAATCGCCAATCACACCGAGTTGTTGCCTCGGATTGCCCGGCGGCTCTCCGATCCTGAACTTTTCTCTTTACCTGAGGTGGTTCAACACGTTTTGCTGCGAGTGAATCAGCGAGAGGAATTGATTCGCAAGACGGTCGAATTCGAATTGCTTCATCTGCGGCAATTTCTACTTGCGGTTTGTGACCGGGTCGTCTTGTTGAAGGGAGCTGCCTATATCGCCGCCGATCTTCCGTGGGCACGGGGACGAAACACCAACGATCTCGACCTGCTGGTTCCCGAGGAATCGGTTGCTTGCGTCGAGCGTGCTTTGGTCGATGCGGGATATCAATCGGACGAAAAGATATCCGACGCGGATGCTCGGTACTATCGACGCTGGCTTCACGAAACGCCACCACTGCACCATCCCTATCGACGATTAGAACTCGACGTTCACTTCCGTTTGTTGCCCCGCGCTGACCCAAACAGTTTTTGTGCGGACGAATTCATCGAACGCTCGGTCCCGATCGCTGGAAGTCCATTTCGGATGCTCGATCCGATCGATCGAACACTGCATGCGATCATCAATATTGCTCACATCGGCGATTACCGACGCGCTTATCGGGATCTATGGGACATCTATTGCTTGATCGAAGGTGGACCAGGAAATCCGCACGGGAACTCCGCGACGCCGTTCGATTGGGACATTTTCGCAAAGCGAACCACCCAGCTTGGCATTGGTCGCGCTGTGGCGACGATATTGCTTTTGGTCGCTGACCTAGTCGGACGTGGTCGGCCCCAGCACGTCTGTCAGCTGTTGCTACAGGAAAGACCAGAGAGGATGCGGCGCCGGCGATTATACAAAGACATGCGGCGAGCCGCCGTACCCGACGGACCCACATTGCGTTCCAGGGGCCGCCGGTTCGCGATGTGGAAGATGGAGCACTACCCGTTGCCTCGCTTCCAAACCTGGTTGGATCCTTTGACTTGGACAAAACGCATCCAATTTACCAAAGACGTTTGA